Sequence from the Pseudomonadota bacterium genome:
GAATCGGGAAGGATCACGCCGCCGCGTGTAATCTCTTCCTGCTCGAGTGCCTTCACGACGATGCGATCGCCGAGCGGGCGAAGGGGGACGGTCTGAGTAGCCAATTGTGGAGCCTCCTTGTGTCGACGGTGCCTCTGGTGCAGAGAGAGCGCGGTGCAGCCGCTCGGAGGGGGCGGTGTGCGCCGGGCCGTGTCAGTTCCTGTCCGGCGAGCCATCTCGGCCCCTCATGGCGAGGGTT
This genomic interval carries:
- a CDS encoding co-chaperone GroES produces the protein MARRTGTDTARRTPPPPSGCTALSLHQRHRRHKEAPQLATQTVPLRPLGDRIVVKALEQEEITRGGVILPDSAKEKPTRGKVLAAGNGRIGDDGKRIALEVKAGDTVLYGKYSGTEIKVEGEEYVILQERDLLAIFE